The following coding sequences are from one Odontesthes bonariensis isolate fOdoBon6 chromosome 10, fOdoBon6.hap1, whole genome shotgun sequence window:
- the nfyal gene encoding nuclear transcription factor Y, alpha, like isoform X8, translating into MEQYTTATTTTGEQIVVQTTNGQIQQQVQGQPLMVQVSGGQLITSSGQPIMVQAMSGGQGQTIMQVPVSGAQGLQQIQLVQPGQIQLQGGQTLQLQGQQGQPQQIIIQQPQTAITAGQNQGQQISVQGQQVAQTADGQTIVYQPVNADGSVLQQGMITIPAASLAGAQIVQAGGANTNTTNSGQGTVTVTLPVSGNMVNAGGMVMMVPGGGGVQTMQRIPLPGAEMLEEEPLYVNAKQYHRILKRRQARAKLEAEGKIPKERRISLRQKYLHESRHRHAMQRKRGDGGRFFSPKEKEEAALALAQQQQEMGQTTADETVAQMIRVS; encoded by the exons ATGGAGCAGTACACCACTGCCACCACTACCACAGGGGAGCAGATTGTTGTGCAGACTACCAATGGACAGATCCAACAGCAG GTTCAAGGTCAGCCACTGATGGTTCAGGTGAGCGGTGGACAGCTCATCACTTCTTCTGGGCAACCTATCATGGTGCAGGCCATGTCAGGAGGCCAGGGTCAGACCATAATGCAGGTCCCTGTGTCTGGAGCTCAAGGACTACAGCAG ATCCAGCTGGTGCAACCAGGTCAGATACAGCTGCAAGGGGGCCAGACTCTTCAGCTCCAGGGCCAGCAAGGTCAACCTCAGCAAATCATCATCCAGCAGCCACAGACCGCCATCACCGCTGGACAAAACCAG GGGCAGCAGATCAGCGTGCAGGGCCAGCAGGTGGCACAGACGGCTGACGGACAGACCATCGTCTACCAGCCTGTCAACGCAGACGGTTCTGTCCTCCAGCAGG GAATGATCACGATTCCAGCTGCCAGCTTGGCAGGTGCCCAGATTGTACAAGCAGGAGGCGCCAACACTAACACCACCAACAGCGGCCAAGGCACTGTGACCGTCACCCTGCCCGTCTCCGGCAACATGGTCAATGCAGGTGGAATGGTCATG ATGGTGCCAGGAGGTGGCGGAGTTCAAACAATGCAGCGTATCCCCCTGCCGGGGGCAGAAATGCTTGAGGAAGAGCCTCTCTATGTCAACGCCAAACAATACCACCGCATCCTGAAACGACGACAGGCCCGGGCCAAGCTGGAGGCCGAGGGCAAGATCCCCAAAGAAAGGAGG ATTTCTCTCCGGCAGAAATACCTGCATGAGTCTCGCCACCGTCACGCAATGCAGCGTAAGCGTGGAGACGGAGGACGCTTCTTTTCCCCTAAGGAAAAAGAGGAAGCAGCTTTGGCCTTGGCACAG cagcagcaggaaatgGGCCAGACGACAGCAGATGAGACGGTGGCTCAGATGATCCGGGTCTCATAG
- the nfyal gene encoding nuclear transcription factor Y, alpha, like isoform X9 has product MEQYTTATTTTGEQIVVQTTNGQIQQQVQGQPLMVQVSGGQLITSSGQPIMVQAMSGGQGQTIMQVPVSGAQGLQQIQLVQPGQIQLQGGQTLQLQGQQGQPQQIIIQQPQTAITAGQNQGQQISVQGQQVAQTADGQTIVYQPVNADGSVLQQGMITIPAASLAGAQIVQAGGANTNTTNSGQGTVTVTLPVSGNMVNAGGMVMMVPGGGGVQTMQRIPLPGAEMLEEEPLYVNAKQYHRILKRRQARAKLEAEGKIPKERRKYLHESRHRHAMQRKRGDGGRFFSPKEKEEAALALAQQQQEMGQTTADETVAQMIRVS; this is encoded by the exons ATGGAGCAGTACACCACTGCCACCACTACCACAGGGGAGCAGATTGTTGTGCAGACTACCAATGGACAGATCCAACAGCAG GTTCAAGGTCAGCCACTGATGGTTCAGGTGAGCGGTGGACAGCTCATCACTTCTTCTGGGCAACCTATCATGGTGCAGGCCATGTCAGGAGGCCAGGGTCAGACCATAATGCAGGTCCCTGTGTCTGGAGCTCAAGGACTACAGCAG ATCCAGCTGGTGCAACCAGGTCAGATACAGCTGCAAGGGGGCCAGACTCTTCAGCTCCAGGGCCAGCAAGGTCAACCTCAGCAAATCATCATCCAGCAGCCACAGACCGCCATCACCGCTGGACAAAACCAG GGGCAGCAGATCAGCGTGCAGGGCCAGCAGGTGGCACAGACGGCTGACGGACAGACCATCGTCTACCAGCCTGTCAACGCAGACGGTTCTGTCCTCCAGCAGG GAATGATCACGATTCCAGCTGCCAGCTTGGCAGGTGCCCAGATTGTACAAGCAGGAGGCGCCAACACTAACACCACCAACAGCGGCCAAGGCACTGTGACCGTCACCCTGCCCGTCTCCGGCAACATGGTCAATGCAGGTGGAATGGTCATG ATGGTGCCAGGAGGTGGCGGAGTTCAAACAATGCAGCGTATCCCCCTGCCGGGGGCAGAAATGCTTGAGGAAGAGCCTCTCTATGTCAACGCCAAACAATACCACCGCATCCTGAAACGACGACAGGCCCGGGCCAAGCTGGAGGCCGAGGGCAAGATCCCCAAAGAAAGGAGG AAATACCTGCATGAGTCTCGCCACCGTCACGCAATGCAGCGTAAGCGTGGAGACGGAGGACGCTTCTTTTCCCCTAAGGAAAAAGAGGAAGCAGCTTTGGCCTTGGCACAG cagcagcaggaaatgGGCCAGACGACAGCAGATGAGACGGTGGCTCAGATGATCCGGGTCTCATAG
- the nfyal gene encoding nuclear transcription factor Y, alpha, like isoform X1: MEQYTTATTTTGEQIVVQTTNGQIQQQAQGTVTAVQLQTEAPVVTASGQQVQTLQVVQGQPLMVQVSGGQLITSSGQPIMVQAMSGGQGQTIMQVPVSGAQGLQQIQLVQPGQIQLQGGQTLQLQGQQGQPQQIIIQQPQTAITAGQNQGQQISVQGQQVAQTADGQTIVYQPVNADGSVLQQGMITIPAASLAGAQIVQAGGANTNTTNSGQGTVTVTLPVSGNMVNAGGMVMVRPCSEMVPGGGGVQTMQRIPLPGAEMLEEEPLYVNAKQYHRILKRRQARAKLEAEGKIPKERRISLRQKYLHESRHRHAMQRKRGDGGRFFSPKEKEEAALALAQQQQEMGQTTADETVAQMIRVS, translated from the exons ATGGAGCAGTACACCACTGCCACCACTACCACAGGGGAGCAGATTGTTGTGCAGACTACCAATGGACAGATCCAACAGCAG GCACAGGGCACAGTGACGGCTGTGCAGCTGCAAACGGAGGCGCCGGTGGTGACGGCCTCAGGCCAGCAGGTGCAGACACTCCAGGTA GTTCAAGGTCAGCCACTGATGGTTCAGGTGAGCGGTGGACAGCTCATCACTTCTTCTGGGCAACCTATCATGGTGCAGGCCATGTCAGGAGGCCAGGGTCAGACCATAATGCAGGTCCCTGTGTCTGGAGCTCAAGGACTACAGCAG ATCCAGCTGGTGCAACCAGGTCAGATACAGCTGCAAGGGGGCCAGACTCTTCAGCTCCAGGGCCAGCAAGGTCAACCTCAGCAAATCATCATCCAGCAGCCACAGACCGCCATCACCGCTGGACAAAACCAG GGGCAGCAGATCAGCGTGCAGGGCCAGCAGGTGGCACAGACGGCTGACGGACAGACCATCGTCTACCAGCCTGTCAACGCAGACGGTTCTGTCCTCCAGCAGG GAATGATCACGATTCCAGCTGCCAGCTTGGCAGGTGCCCAGATTGTACAAGCAGGAGGCGCCAACACTAACACCACCAACAGCGGCCAAGGCACTGTGACCGTCACCCTGCCCGTCTCCGGCAACATGGTCAATGCAGGTGGAATGGTCATGGTAAGACCCTGTTCAGAG ATGGTGCCAGGAGGTGGCGGAGTTCAAACAATGCAGCGTATCCCCCTGCCGGGGGCAGAAATGCTTGAGGAAGAGCCTCTCTATGTCAACGCCAAACAATACCACCGCATCCTGAAACGACGACAGGCCCGGGCCAAGCTGGAGGCCGAGGGCAAGATCCCCAAAGAAAGGAGG ATTTCTCTCCGGCAGAAATACCTGCATGAGTCTCGCCACCGTCACGCAATGCAGCGTAAGCGTGGAGACGGAGGACGCTTCTTTTCCCCTAAGGAAAAAGAGGAAGCAGCTTTGGCCTTGGCACAG cagcagcaggaaatgGGCCAGACGACAGCAGATGAGACGGTGGCTCAGATGATCCGGGTCTCATAG
- the nfyal gene encoding nuclear transcription factor Y, alpha, like isoform X5: MEQYTTATTTTGEQIVVQTTNGQIQQQAQGTVTAVQLQTEAPVVTASGQQVQTLQVVQGQPLMVQVSGGQLITSSGQPIMVQAMSGGQGQTIMQVPVSGAQGLQQIQLVQPGQIQLQGGQTLQLQGQQGQPQQIIIQQPQTAITAGQNQGQQISVQGQQVAQTADGQTIVYQPVNADGSVLQQGMITIPAASLAGAQIVQAGGANTNTTNSGQGTVTVTLPVSGNMVNAGGMVMMVPGGGGVQTMQRIPLPGAEMLEEEPLYVNAKQYHRILKRRQARAKLEAEGKIPKERRKYLHESRHRHAMQRKRGDGGRFFSPKEKEEAALALAQQQQEMGQTTADETVAQMIRVS, encoded by the exons ATGGAGCAGTACACCACTGCCACCACTACCACAGGGGAGCAGATTGTTGTGCAGACTACCAATGGACAGATCCAACAGCAG GCACAGGGCACAGTGACGGCTGTGCAGCTGCAAACGGAGGCGCCGGTGGTGACGGCCTCAGGCCAGCAGGTGCAGACACTCCAGGTA GTTCAAGGTCAGCCACTGATGGTTCAGGTGAGCGGTGGACAGCTCATCACTTCTTCTGGGCAACCTATCATGGTGCAGGCCATGTCAGGAGGCCAGGGTCAGACCATAATGCAGGTCCCTGTGTCTGGAGCTCAAGGACTACAGCAG ATCCAGCTGGTGCAACCAGGTCAGATACAGCTGCAAGGGGGCCAGACTCTTCAGCTCCAGGGCCAGCAAGGTCAACCTCAGCAAATCATCATCCAGCAGCCACAGACCGCCATCACCGCTGGACAAAACCAG GGGCAGCAGATCAGCGTGCAGGGCCAGCAGGTGGCACAGACGGCTGACGGACAGACCATCGTCTACCAGCCTGTCAACGCAGACGGTTCTGTCCTCCAGCAGG GAATGATCACGATTCCAGCTGCCAGCTTGGCAGGTGCCCAGATTGTACAAGCAGGAGGCGCCAACACTAACACCACCAACAGCGGCCAAGGCACTGTGACCGTCACCCTGCCCGTCTCCGGCAACATGGTCAATGCAGGTGGAATGGTCATG ATGGTGCCAGGAGGTGGCGGAGTTCAAACAATGCAGCGTATCCCCCTGCCGGGGGCAGAAATGCTTGAGGAAGAGCCTCTCTATGTCAACGCCAAACAATACCACCGCATCCTGAAACGACGACAGGCCCGGGCCAAGCTGGAGGCCGAGGGCAAGATCCCCAAAGAAAGGAGG AAATACCTGCATGAGTCTCGCCACCGTCACGCAATGCAGCGTAAGCGTGGAGACGGAGGACGCTTCTTTTCCCCTAAGGAAAAAGAGGAAGCAGCTTTGGCCTTGGCACAG cagcagcaggaaatgGGCCAGACGACAGCAGATGAGACGGTGGCTCAGATGATCCGGGTCTCATAG
- the nfyal gene encoding nuclear transcription factor Y, alpha, like isoform X2 codes for MEQYTTATTTTGEQIVVQTTNGQIQQQAQGTVTAVQLQTEAPVVTASGQQVQTLQVQGQPLMVQVSGGQLITSSGQPIMVQAMSGGQGQTIMQVPVSGAQGLQQIQLVQPGQIQLQGGQTLQLQGQQGQPQQIIIQQPQTAITAGQNQGQQISVQGQQVAQTADGQTIVYQPVNADGSVLQQGMITIPAASLAGAQIVQAGGANTNTTNSGQGTVTVTLPVSGNMVNAGGMVMVRPCSEMVPGGGGVQTMQRIPLPGAEMLEEEPLYVNAKQYHRILKRRQARAKLEAEGKIPKERRISLRQKYLHESRHRHAMQRKRGDGGRFFSPKEKEEAALALAQQQQEMGQTTADETVAQMIRVS; via the exons ATGGAGCAGTACACCACTGCCACCACTACCACAGGGGAGCAGATTGTTGTGCAGACTACCAATGGACAGATCCAACAGCAG GCACAGGGCACAGTGACGGCTGTGCAGCTGCAAACGGAGGCGCCGGTGGTGACGGCCTCAGGCCAGCAGGTGCAGACACTCCAG GTTCAAGGTCAGCCACTGATGGTTCAGGTGAGCGGTGGACAGCTCATCACTTCTTCTGGGCAACCTATCATGGTGCAGGCCATGTCAGGAGGCCAGGGTCAGACCATAATGCAGGTCCCTGTGTCTGGAGCTCAAGGACTACAGCAG ATCCAGCTGGTGCAACCAGGTCAGATACAGCTGCAAGGGGGCCAGACTCTTCAGCTCCAGGGCCAGCAAGGTCAACCTCAGCAAATCATCATCCAGCAGCCACAGACCGCCATCACCGCTGGACAAAACCAG GGGCAGCAGATCAGCGTGCAGGGCCAGCAGGTGGCACAGACGGCTGACGGACAGACCATCGTCTACCAGCCTGTCAACGCAGACGGTTCTGTCCTCCAGCAGG GAATGATCACGATTCCAGCTGCCAGCTTGGCAGGTGCCCAGATTGTACAAGCAGGAGGCGCCAACACTAACACCACCAACAGCGGCCAAGGCACTGTGACCGTCACCCTGCCCGTCTCCGGCAACATGGTCAATGCAGGTGGAATGGTCATGGTAAGACCCTGTTCAGAG ATGGTGCCAGGAGGTGGCGGAGTTCAAACAATGCAGCGTATCCCCCTGCCGGGGGCAGAAATGCTTGAGGAAGAGCCTCTCTATGTCAACGCCAAACAATACCACCGCATCCTGAAACGACGACAGGCCCGGGCCAAGCTGGAGGCCGAGGGCAAGATCCCCAAAGAAAGGAGG ATTTCTCTCCGGCAGAAATACCTGCATGAGTCTCGCCACCGTCACGCAATGCAGCGTAAGCGTGGAGACGGAGGACGCTTCTTTTCCCCTAAGGAAAAAGAGGAAGCAGCTTTGGCCTTGGCACAG cagcagcaggaaatgGGCCAGACGACAGCAGATGAGACGGTGGCTCAGATGATCCGGGTCTCATAG
- the nfyal gene encoding nuclear transcription factor Y, alpha, like isoform X6, protein MEQYTTATTTTGEQIVVQTTNGQIQQQVQGQPLMVQVSGGQLITSSGQPIMVQAMSGGQGQTIMQVPVSGAQGLQQIQLVQPGQIQLQGGQTLQLQGQQGQPQQIIIQQPQTAITAGQNQGQQISVQGQQVAQTADGQTIVYQPVNADGSVLQQGMITIPAASLAGAQIVQAGGANTNTTNSGQGTVTVTLPVSGNMVNAGGMVMVRPCSEMVPGGGGVQTMQRIPLPGAEMLEEEPLYVNAKQYHRILKRRQARAKLEAEGKIPKERRISLRQKYLHESRHRHAMQRKRGDGGRFFSPKEKEEAALALAQQQQEMGQTTADETVAQMIRVS, encoded by the exons ATGGAGCAGTACACCACTGCCACCACTACCACAGGGGAGCAGATTGTTGTGCAGACTACCAATGGACAGATCCAACAGCAG GTTCAAGGTCAGCCACTGATGGTTCAGGTGAGCGGTGGACAGCTCATCACTTCTTCTGGGCAACCTATCATGGTGCAGGCCATGTCAGGAGGCCAGGGTCAGACCATAATGCAGGTCCCTGTGTCTGGAGCTCAAGGACTACAGCAG ATCCAGCTGGTGCAACCAGGTCAGATACAGCTGCAAGGGGGCCAGACTCTTCAGCTCCAGGGCCAGCAAGGTCAACCTCAGCAAATCATCATCCAGCAGCCACAGACCGCCATCACCGCTGGACAAAACCAG GGGCAGCAGATCAGCGTGCAGGGCCAGCAGGTGGCACAGACGGCTGACGGACAGACCATCGTCTACCAGCCTGTCAACGCAGACGGTTCTGTCCTCCAGCAGG GAATGATCACGATTCCAGCTGCCAGCTTGGCAGGTGCCCAGATTGTACAAGCAGGAGGCGCCAACACTAACACCACCAACAGCGGCCAAGGCACTGTGACCGTCACCCTGCCCGTCTCCGGCAACATGGTCAATGCAGGTGGAATGGTCATGGTAAGACCCTGTTCAGAG ATGGTGCCAGGAGGTGGCGGAGTTCAAACAATGCAGCGTATCCCCCTGCCGGGGGCAGAAATGCTTGAGGAAGAGCCTCTCTATGTCAACGCCAAACAATACCACCGCATCCTGAAACGACGACAGGCCCGGGCCAAGCTGGAGGCCGAGGGCAAGATCCCCAAAGAAAGGAGG ATTTCTCTCCGGCAGAAATACCTGCATGAGTCTCGCCACCGTCACGCAATGCAGCGTAAGCGTGGAGACGGAGGACGCTTCTTTTCCCCTAAGGAAAAAGAGGAAGCAGCTTTGGCCTTGGCACAG cagcagcaggaaatgGGCCAGACGACAGCAGATGAGACGGTGGCTCAGATGATCCGGGTCTCATAG
- the nfyal gene encoding nuclear transcription factor Y, alpha, like isoform X7 — translation MEQYTTATTTTGEQIVVQTTNGQIQQQVQGQPLMVQVSGGQLITSSGQPIMVQAMSGGQGQTIMQVPVSGAQGLQQIQLVQPGQIQLQGGQTLQLQGQQGQPQQIIIQQPQTAITAGQNQGQQISVQGQQVAQTADGQTIVYQPVNADGSVLQQGMITIPAASLAGAQIVQAGGANTNTTNSGQGTVTVTLPVSGNMVNAGGMVMVRPCSEMVPGGGGVQTMQRIPLPGAEMLEEEPLYVNAKQYHRILKRRQARAKLEAEGKIPKERRKYLHESRHRHAMQRKRGDGGRFFSPKEKEEAALALAQQQQEMGQTTADETVAQMIRVS, via the exons ATGGAGCAGTACACCACTGCCACCACTACCACAGGGGAGCAGATTGTTGTGCAGACTACCAATGGACAGATCCAACAGCAG GTTCAAGGTCAGCCACTGATGGTTCAGGTGAGCGGTGGACAGCTCATCACTTCTTCTGGGCAACCTATCATGGTGCAGGCCATGTCAGGAGGCCAGGGTCAGACCATAATGCAGGTCCCTGTGTCTGGAGCTCAAGGACTACAGCAG ATCCAGCTGGTGCAACCAGGTCAGATACAGCTGCAAGGGGGCCAGACTCTTCAGCTCCAGGGCCAGCAAGGTCAACCTCAGCAAATCATCATCCAGCAGCCACAGACCGCCATCACCGCTGGACAAAACCAG GGGCAGCAGATCAGCGTGCAGGGCCAGCAGGTGGCACAGACGGCTGACGGACAGACCATCGTCTACCAGCCTGTCAACGCAGACGGTTCTGTCCTCCAGCAGG GAATGATCACGATTCCAGCTGCCAGCTTGGCAGGTGCCCAGATTGTACAAGCAGGAGGCGCCAACACTAACACCACCAACAGCGGCCAAGGCACTGTGACCGTCACCCTGCCCGTCTCCGGCAACATGGTCAATGCAGGTGGAATGGTCATGGTAAGACCCTGTTCAGAG ATGGTGCCAGGAGGTGGCGGAGTTCAAACAATGCAGCGTATCCCCCTGCCGGGGGCAGAAATGCTTGAGGAAGAGCCTCTCTATGTCAACGCCAAACAATACCACCGCATCCTGAAACGACGACAGGCCCGGGCCAAGCTGGAGGCCGAGGGCAAGATCCCCAAAGAAAGGAGG AAATACCTGCATGAGTCTCGCCACCGTCACGCAATGCAGCGTAAGCGTGGAGACGGAGGACGCTTCTTTTCCCCTAAGGAAAAAGAGGAAGCAGCTTTGGCCTTGGCACAG cagcagcaggaaatgGGCCAGACGACAGCAGATGAGACGGTGGCTCAGATGATCCGGGTCTCATAG
- the nfyal gene encoding nuclear transcription factor Y, alpha, like isoform X4 — protein MEQYTTATTTTGEQIVVQTTNGQIQQQAQGTVTAVQLQTEAPVVTASGQQVQTLQVVQGQPLMVQVSGGQLITSSGQPIMVQAMSGGQGQTIMQVPVSGAQGLQQIQLVQPGQIQLQGGQTLQLQGQQGQPQQIIIQQPQTAITAGQNQGQQISVQGQQVAQTADGQTIVYQPVNADGSVLQQGMITIPAASLAGAQIVQAGGANTNTTNSGQGTVTVTLPVSGNMVNAGGMVMMVPGGGGVQTMQRIPLPGAEMLEEEPLYVNAKQYHRILKRRQARAKLEAEGKIPKERRISLRQKYLHESRHRHAMQRKRGDGGRFFSPKEKEEAALALAQQQQEMGQTTADETVAQMIRVS, from the exons ATGGAGCAGTACACCACTGCCACCACTACCACAGGGGAGCAGATTGTTGTGCAGACTACCAATGGACAGATCCAACAGCAG GCACAGGGCACAGTGACGGCTGTGCAGCTGCAAACGGAGGCGCCGGTGGTGACGGCCTCAGGCCAGCAGGTGCAGACACTCCAGGTA GTTCAAGGTCAGCCACTGATGGTTCAGGTGAGCGGTGGACAGCTCATCACTTCTTCTGGGCAACCTATCATGGTGCAGGCCATGTCAGGAGGCCAGGGTCAGACCATAATGCAGGTCCCTGTGTCTGGAGCTCAAGGACTACAGCAG ATCCAGCTGGTGCAACCAGGTCAGATACAGCTGCAAGGGGGCCAGACTCTTCAGCTCCAGGGCCAGCAAGGTCAACCTCAGCAAATCATCATCCAGCAGCCACAGACCGCCATCACCGCTGGACAAAACCAG GGGCAGCAGATCAGCGTGCAGGGCCAGCAGGTGGCACAGACGGCTGACGGACAGACCATCGTCTACCAGCCTGTCAACGCAGACGGTTCTGTCCTCCAGCAGG GAATGATCACGATTCCAGCTGCCAGCTTGGCAGGTGCCCAGATTGTACAAGCAGGAGGCGCCAACACTAACACCACCAACAGCGGCCAAGGCACTGTGACCGTCACCCTGCCCGTCTCCGGCAACATGGTCAATGCAGGTGGAATGGTCATG ATGGTGCCAGGAGGTGGCGGAGTTCAAACAATGCAGCGTATCCCCCTGCCGGGGGCAGAAATGCTTGAGGAAGAGCCTCTCTATGTCAACGCCAAACAATACCACCGCATCCTGAAACGACGACAGGCCCGGGCCAAGCTGGAGGCCGAGGGCAAGATCCCCAAAGAAAGGAGG ATTTCTCTCCGGCAGAAATACCTGCATGAGTCTCGCCACCGTCACGCAATGCAGCGTAAGCGTGGAGACGGAGGACGCTTCTTTTCCCCTAAGGAAAAAGAGGAAGCAGCTTTGGCCTTGGCACAG cagcagcaggaaatgGGCCAGACGACAGCAGATGAGACGGTGGCTCAGATGATCCGGGTCTCATAG
- the nfyal gene encoding nuclear transcription factor Y, alpha, like isoform X3 gives MEQYTTATTTTGEQIVVQTTNGQIQQQAQGTVTAVQLQTEAPVVTASGQQVQTLQVVQGQPLMVQVSGGQLITSSGQPIMVQAMSGGQGQTIMQVPVSGAQGLQQIQLVQPGQIQLQGGQTLQLQGQQGQPQQIIIQQPQTAITAGQNQGQQISVQGQQVAQTADGQTIVYQPVNADGSVLQQGMITIPAASLAGAQIVQAGGANTNTTNSGQGTVTVTLPVSGNMVNAGGMVMVRPCSEMVPGGGGVQTMQRIPLPGAEMLEEEPLYVNAKQYHRILKRRQARAKLEAEGKIPKERRKYLHESRHRHAMQRKRGDGGRFFSPKEKEEAALALAQQQQEMGQTTADETVAQMIRVS, from the exons ATGGAGCAGTACACCACTGCCACCACTACCACAGGGGAGCAGATTGTTGTGCAGACTACCAATGGACAGATCCAACAGCAG GCACAGGGCACAGTGACGGCTGTGCAGCTGCAAACGGAGGCGCCGGTGGTGACGGCCTCAGGCCAGCAGGTGCAGACACTCCAGGTA GTTCAAGGTCAGCCACTGATGGTTCAGGTGAGCGGTGGACAGCTCATCACTTCTTCTGGGCAACCTATCATGGTGCAGGCCATGTCAGGAGGCCAGGGTCAGACCATAATGCAGGTCCCTGTGTCTGGAGCTCAAGGACTACAGCAG ATCCAGCTGGTGCAACCAGGTCAGATACAGCTGCAAGGGGGCCAGACTCTTCAGCTCCAGGGCCAGCAAGGTCAACCTCAGCAAATCATCATCCAGCAGCCACAGACCGCCATCACCGCTGGACAAAACCAG GGGCAGCAGATCAGCGTGCAGGGCCAGCAGGTGGCACAGACGGCTGACGGACAGACCATCGTCTACCAGCCTGTCAACGCAGACGGTTCTGTCCTCCAGCAGG GAATGATCACGATTCCAGCTGCCAGCTTGGCAGGTGCCCAGATTGTACAAGCAGGAGGCGCCAACACTAACACCACCAACAGCGGCCAAGGCACTGTGACCGTCACCCTGCCCGTCTCCGGCAACATGGTCAATGCAGGTGGAATGGTCATGGTAAGACCCTGTTCAGAG ATGGTGCCAGGAGGTGGCGGAGTTCAAACAATGCAGCGTATCCCCCTGCCGGGGGCAGAAATGCTTGAGGAAGAGCCTCTCTATGTCAACGCCAAACAATACCACCGCATCCTGAAACGACGACAGGCCCGGGCCAAGCTGGAGGCCGAGGGCAAGATCCCCAAAGAAAGGAGG AAATACCTGCATGAGTCTCGCCACCGTCACGCAATGCAGCGTAAGCGTGGAGACGGAGGACGCTTCTTTTCCCCTAAGGAAAAAGAGGAAGCAGCTTTGGCCTTGGCACAG cagcagcaggaaatgGGCCAGACGACAGCAGATGAGACGGTGGCTCAGATGATCCGGGTCTCATAG